One window of the Zea mays cultivar B73 chromosome 3, Zm-B73-REFERENCE-NAM-5.0, whole genome shotgun sequence genome contains the following:
- the LOC103650393 gene encoding polyprotein of EF-Ts, chloroplastic codes for MQREDLLTKPEQVQAKIVEGRVKKRLGELTLFEQPFIKNDKVTISEWLKQTIGTTGENMKVRRFARYNLGEGLEKKSQDFAAEVAAQTAAKPAPSAPPKDEKPAETTESAETTESAKTIESTCNYISLICV; via the coding sequence ATGCAGAGGGAGGACCTTTTGACGAAGCCTGAGCAGGTCCAGGCTAAGATTGTCGAAGGGCGTGTAAAGAAGAGGCTTGGAGAACTCACGTTGTTCGAACAGCCATTCATCAAGAATGACAAGGTCACAATAAGTGAGTGGCTGAAGCAAACTATAGGTACAACTGGAGAGAATATGAAGGTCAGGAGATTTGCCCGATACAACCTAGGTGAAGGGTTGGAGAAGAAAAGCCAGGATTTTGCTGCTGAAGTTGCAGCACAGACAGCAGCGAAGCCGGCACCATCTGCTCCTCCCAAGGATGAGAAGCCTGCTGAAACAACAGAATCCGCTGAAACAACAGAATCTGCTAAAACAATAGAATCCACATGCAATTATATTAGCTTAATTTgtgtctaa